A window from Solanum stenotomum isolate F172 chromosome 7, ASM1918654v1, whole genome shotgun sequence encodes these proteins:
- the LOC125870687 gene encoding photosynthetic NDH subunit of subcomplex B 5, chloroplastic, translated as MENSLTLSLLSTIPVPNPVLSTKCSVLFRGSISSKIGTKCGGFRSSTRLYAGLTEIEPDINEDPVDRWRTNGIDIEDYVFGKYDDHHTYFESEDKKVSFWGSIAEDYAAIAPPTGFQGIISWLFPPAIVAGMYFNVPGEYLYIGAAVFTIVFCIIEMDKPSEAHNFEPQIYNMERGARDKLISDYNTMDIWEFNEKYGDLWDFTVKKDDIMKR; from the exons atGGAGAATTCTTTAACACTTTCACTACTCTCCACAATTCCAGTTCCTAATCCAGTACTCTCAACAAAATGTAGTGTTCTTTTTCGAGGTTCGATTTCCTCGAAAATTGGTACAAAATGTGGTGGATTTAGATCATCAACAAGATTGTATGCAGGGCTAACAGAGATAGAACCAGATATTAACGAAGATCCTGTTGATCGATGGAGAACTAATGGCATCGACATT GAAGATTATGTTTTTGGAAAATACGATGATCATCATACGTACTTTGAGAGTGAAGATAAAAAAG TATCATTTTGGGGATCCatagcagaagattatgctgcTATTGCACCCCCAACAGGATTTCAAG GTATTATTTCATGGCTATTTCCTCCAGCAATTGTTGCAGGAATGTACTTCAATGTTCCT GGGGAGTATTTGTACATTGGAGCAGCTGTTTTTACAATTGTGTTCTGCATTATTGAGATGGACAAACCAAGTGAAGCACACAATTTCGAGcctcaaatatataatatgGAGAGAGGCGCGCGAGATAAGTTAATATCGGATTACAACACAATGGACATTTGGGAATTCAACGAGAAATATGGCGATTTATGGGATTTTACTGTTAAGAAAGACGATATCATGAAACgatag